AATAGCACGTATCACCTACAGAATCTGAAGATGCTGGCATTCATCCATCATTAGAGAGTGACCTAAACGTTCATGTCCGCTATGGTGCTATAACAAAGCTTCATATAGAATAAGTGGTAGATTATTCTGAATGCCTGTCGTGGCAGGAAAAAGACTCTTTGAGGTAAGTGGAAATGGGGAAGAATGGAAAGGTGGCAGGTGAACTCGAATTTGTGGCGTCGATGGAAGATGAGCTGGGGAAATACGTTGACCAGTGGATTGCTGTTGTTGGCAACAGAATTGTAGCGGAAGGTAATAGCGCCAAAGAGGTATTTGATAGGGCCAAGAAAGTGAGCCCAAGGGAAGTCCCATTTATAATGAAAGTACCAAGAGACAAGATAATGGTGCTTTGAGGAATGGCGCACCGCGCGAGGCTTAAGCCTGCTGGGACAACGTGCAAATATCTCAGGTACGAATATTATTCAAATGGCAAAAAGAATAAGTTAATCCTGCCCCTCGTCCAGATTCGAATCAAAACTGAAGCCGACACTGTATCGACTACGGCCTTGGTCGACAGCGGGGCTAATGTCACCTTGATACCTCAGGAGCTGGCTGAAATTCTGGAAGTCAAGTACGAGATGGAAAAGGGAAAGCCTGTCGTTATCCAAACAACTGGCGCTGGTGGCGAATTCGCAAGCTTCGAAACTCGTTTAAAGAGCCTATCGCTCCTTAAAGGAGGTAAGGCGTTCTGGTCTACATTCGGAGTACCGGTACTAGTCCCAGACAAACCAAATTCTATTCCTTATGCAATTCTCGGACGGGACTTAGTGTTTGGTAAGTTTGATATAACTTTCTTTGAGAGAAGTCAGAAGTTTACTTTTTCTCCTTAAGATGCGCAGTTCGCTTCCCCCTCCTTTCCAAACAGTATGGACTATTGTATCTCCTACAATTCTTCTCGCAATGATTTGCGAATCTTGGTGTCATATCCTTCCCAATTCGCTAGTTTCAAGCTGTTCTGCACCTCCAATTTCTTAGACCACAAGTAGTGTGTTCGAAAACTAGAACACATGTGATGTCACATAACACGCCTAGCTAAAGCCCATCAAAGAGTAACTCGAAAAGAATGTTGACGAATGTTGACAATACCATGCTTGCTGGCTTTCTCTCTGCCTGCGAAACGCTCCTGAGTCCTCATCGGTTTGAATGTGGAACGCCGCTCCATCCTGTAGCTCTTCCTTATTCTGTTTTAACCAGCCTTCTTTTCAATGAAGGGTGCGGTGAATTTGAATGTGTTCTTTCCAATTTCTTCAAACACATGTGTTCTACTAGCTGATGTGTCATAGCCGCACTTGC
Above is a window of Candidatus Sysuiplasma acidicola DNA encoding:
- a CDS encoding retropepsin-like domain-containing protein is translated as MAHRARLKPAGTTCKYLRYEYYSNGKKNKLILPLVQIRIKTEADTVSTTALVDSGANVTLIPQELAEILEVKYEMEKGKPVVIQTTGAGGEFASFETRLKSLSLLKGGKAFWSTFGVPVLVPDKPNSIPYAILGRDLVFGKFDITFFERSQKFTFSP